From Actinosynnema mirum DSM 43827, a single genomic window includes:
- a CDS encoding ABC transporter substrate-binding protein has translation MRVPAWARTAGALLSATLLTTACSTSPTAQGGPAPTELRLAIGGESEDGYDPTLGWGRYGSPLFQSTLLGRDADLNLTNDLATGHSVSPDGLVWTVDLRADAKFSDGQPVTAKDVAYTFTTAAKSGGLTDVTVLKEAVVVDEDTVELRLTQPQSTFVNRLVSLGIVPEHAHGADYAREPVGSGPFVLEQWDEGQQLIVKRNDAYYGQKPAFERVVFVFTGEDATLAAARSGQVHVASLPSSLARTGLPGMALRDVDSVDNRGISFPYLPAEGRTTAEGRPIGNAVTSDRAVRQAVNYALDRQALVDGVLDGFGSPATGPVDGMPWFEPSAAIEDNDPERAKKLLDEAGWTDPDGDGVRERAGVKAEFPLLYPASDSLRQGLALAVVDMLKPIGIAVSAQGESWEVIRTRMHAEPVLFGWGSHDPTEMHTLYSSARAGVELWNPGFYANPAVDAHLDAAMATTDPEVATREWKAAQFDGAQGFSAQGDAAWAWLVNLKHTYFANQCLDLGPEQVEPHGHGWPVTWNIAAWRWTC, from the coding sequence GTGCGCGTACCTGCTTGGGCCCGAACGGCGGGAGCTCTGCTCTCCGCCACCCTGCTGACCACGGCGTGCTCGACCTCGCCCACCGCGCAGGGCGGCCCCGCGCCGACCGAGCTGCGGCTGGCCATCGGCGGCGAGTCCGAGGACGGCTACGACCCGACGCTCGGCTGGGGCCGCTACGGCTCCCCGCTGTTCCAGTCGACCCTGCTCGGCAGGGACGCCGACCTGAACCTGACCAACGACCTGGCCACCGGCCACTCGGTGAGCCCGGACGGTCTGGTGTGGACGGTCGACCTGCGGGCCGACGCGAAGTTCAGCGACGGGCAGCCGGTCACCGCGAAGGACGTCGCCTACACCTTCACCACCGCCGCCAAGAGCGGCGGCCTCACCGACGTGACCGTGCTCAAGGAGGCGGTCGTCGTCGACGAGGACACCGTCGAGCTGCGCCTGACCCAGCCGCAGAGCACGTTCGTCAACCGCCTGGTGTCGCTGGGCATCGTCCCCGAGCACGCGCACGGCGCCGACTACGCGCGCGAGCCGGTCGGGTCCGGGCCGTTCGTGCTGGAGCAGTGGGACGAGGGCCAGCAGCTCATCGTCAAGCGCAACGACGCCTACTACGGGCAGAAGCCCGCGTTCGAGCGCGTCGTGTTCGTGTTCACCGGCGAGGACGCCACCCTGGCCGCCGCCCGCTCCGGGCAGGTCCACGTGGCCTCGCTGCCGTCGTCGCTGGCCAGGACCGGGCTGCCCGGCATGGCGCTGCGGGACGTGGACTCGGTGGACAACCGGGGCATCTCGTTCCCGTACCTGCCCGCCGAGGGCCGCACCACCGCCGAGGGACGCCCGATCGGCAACGCCGTCACCTCGGACCGCGCCGTGCGCCAGGCCGTGAACTACGCGCTGGACCGGCAGGCGCTGGTCGACGGCGTGCTCGACGGCTTCGGCAGCCCCGCCACCGGCCCGGTCGACGGGATGCCGTGGTTCGAGCCGTCCGCCGCGATCGAGGACAACGACCCGGAGCGCGCCAAGAAGCTCCTGGACGAGGCGGGCTGGACCGACCCGGACGGTGACGGCGTGCGCGAGCGCGCGGGTGTGAAGGCCGAGTTCCCCCTGCTCTACCCGGCCAGCGACTCGCTGCGCCAGGGCCTGGCGCTGGCCGTGGTCGACATGCTCAAGCCGATCGGGATCGCGGTCTCCGCGCAGGGCGAGAGCTGGGAGGTCATCCGCACCCGGATGCACGCCGAGCCGGTCCTGTTCGGCTGGGGCAGCCACGACCCGACCGAGATGCACACCCTGTACTCGTCGGCCCGCGCGGGCGTCGAGCTGTGGAACCCCGGCTTCTACGCCAACCCGGCGGTGGACGCGCACCTGGACGCCGCGATGGCCACCACCGACCCCGAGGTCGCCACCCGCGAGTGGAAGGCCGCCCAGTTCGACGGGGCGCAGGGCTTCTCCGCGCAGGGCGACGCCGCGTGGGCCTGGCTGGTCAACCTCAAGCACACCTACTTCGCCAACCAGTGCCTGGACCTCGGCCCCGAGCAGGTCGAGCCGCACGGCCACGGCTGGCCGGTCACCTGGAACATCGCCGCCTGGCGCTGGACTTGCTGA
- a CDS encoding heme oxygenase (biliverdin-producing): MDTATPFSAELRAATRKEHERAERTGYMEALLGERLDLGAYTRLAEQYYFIYGALEERADALADDPIASRFTEPELRRVPALEQDLAHLIGPDWRERIAPVPATESYVRRIREAGRWSGGFVAHHYTRYLGDVAGGQVIRRLLAQRYGLVDAGAAFYRFDVAGGLPGFRKRYRDSLDTAGWSQVERERVIVETCVAFECNVAVFNALASELDLGSAA; this comes from the coding sequence ATGGACACCGCGACCCCCTTCTCAGCCGAGCTGCGCGCCGCCACCCGCAAGGAGCACGAGCGCGCCGAGCGGACCGGGTACATGGAGGCGCTCCTGGGCGAGCGCCTCGACCTCGGGGCGTACACCAGGCTCGCCGAGCAGTACTACTTCATCTACGGGGCGCTGGAGGAGCGGGCCGACGCGCTCGCCGACGACCCGATCGCCAGCCGGTTCACCGAGCCGGAGCTGCGCCGCGTCCCCGCGCTGGAGCAGGACCTGGCGCACCTGATCGGCCCGGACTGGCGGGAGCGGATCGCCCCGGTGCCCGCCACCGAGTCGTACGTGCGGCGCATCCGCGAGGCCGGGCGGTGGTCCGGCGGGTTCGTCGCCCACCACTACACCCGCTACCTCGGCGACGTCGCGGGCGGCCAGGTCATCCGGCGGCTGCTGGCCCAGCGGTACGGGCTGGTCGACGCGGGCGCCGCGTTCTACCGGTTCGACGTGGCCGGTGGCCTCCCCGGCTTCCGCAAGCGCTACCGCGACTCCCTGGACACCGCCGGGTGGAGCCAGGTCGAGCGGGAGCGGGTGATCGTGGAGACCTGCGTGGCGTTCGAGTGCAACGTGGCCGTGTTCAACGCGCTCGCCTCCGAGCTGGACCTGGGCAGCGCCGCCTGA
- a CDS encoding alpha/beta hydrolase fold domain-containing protein, translating into MSLLSRPAVADAVARRLKSFMTPRGDPATPYLGARGRVGQVVVPTRHGDVPCAVYHPPADVAPAGSGVYLNLHGGGFAIGYPGQDDSWCRYLAAETGVVVLNADYATSPEHRFPVPVEQTYDVLAWAAGPDRDWDGSRLCVGGQSAGGSLAAGAARLALERGGPAVALQVLHYAPLDLVTPGKDKRLAGPRSMLRPWMAEVFDTAYIPDPEVRRDRLASPAWGDNAVGVEGIAPAVVITCEHDRLRDEGVAYARALDAAGALAEHHEVRGYDHGYNFRGGAPREVVDAVYARIAGHVRRAVGGG; encoded by the coding sequence GTGTCCCTGCTGTCCCGCCCCGCCGTCGCCGACGCGGTGGCCAGGAGGCTCAAGTCGTTCATGACCCCGCGCGGCGACCCCGCCACCCCGTACCTGGGCGCGCGCGGCCGGGTCGGCCAGGTCGTCGTGCCCACCCGGCACGGGGACGTGCCCTGCGCGGTCTACCACCCGCCCGCCGACGTGGCCCCGGCCGGTTCGGGGGTGTACCTGAACCTGCACGGCGGCGGCTTCGCCATCGGCTACCCCGGCCAGGACGACTCGTGGTGCCGCTACCTGGCCGCCGAGACCGGCGTGGTCGTGCTCAACGCGGACTACGCCACCAGCCCCGAGCACCGCTTCCCGGTGCCGGTCGAGCAGACCTACGACGTCCTCGCCTGGGCCGCCGGGCCGGACCGCGACTGGGACGGCTCACGGCTGTGCGTGGGCGGGCAGAGCGCGGGCGGCTCGCTCGCGGCGGGCGCGGCGCGGCTGGCGCTGGAGCGGGGTGGACCGGCCGTCGCGCTCCAGGTGCTGCACTACGCGCCGCTCGACCTGGTCACGCCCGGCAAGGACAAGCGGCTGGCCGGGCCGAGGTCGATGCTGCGCCCGTGGATGGCCGAGGTGTTCGACACCGCCTACATCCCCGACCCCGAGGTGCGGCGCGACCGGCTGGCCTCGCCCGCGTGGGGCGACAACGCGGTGGGCGTCGAGGGCATCGCCCCGGCGGTGGTGATCACCTGCGAGCACGACCGGCTGCGCGACGAGGGCGTGGCGTACGCGCGGGCCCTGGACGCGGCGGGCGCGCTGGCCGAGCACCACGAGGTGCGCGGGTACGACCACGGCTACAACTTCCGGGGCGGCGCGCCCCGCGAGGTCGTGGACGCGGTCTACGCCCGCATCGCCGGGCACGTCCGCAGGGCGGTGGGCGGGGGCTGA
- a CDS encoding helix-turn-helix domain-containing protein, translated as MLRIVFTTDDLVGTVVASGSEPLWDVVLACRRLHDRDRPAAFRRWAAETRARLRPGDRDLAVLRLLTPAPDLLTPPEQAHGLAAGLDAVRATPPRRARAELGRSRLPGPVAHGGADALGELAECLRRLHAKLVEPHAGVVAESAAADRARRARDLVDGGVHALLSGLGPHVRWRPPVLEVAHRAEREVRLAGRGLRLVPSYFCRTPVTLADPELPPVLVHPLDEGDRWSGGAAPGLDALLGPTRCAVLECSRAGASTTELARRVGTSAASASRHASVLREAGLLRTSRRRGQSLHTATALGRSLLAAAGERGR; from the coding sequence GTGTTGCGCATCGTCTTCACGACCGACGACCTGGTGGGGACCGTCGTGGCGAGCGGGTCGGAACCGCTGTGGGACGTGGTCCTGGCGTGCCGGAGGCTGCACGACCGGGACCGGCCCGCCGCGTTCCGGCGCTGGGCCGCCGAGACCCGCGCGCGGCTGCGGCCGGGGGACCGCGACCTGGCCGTGCTGCGCCTGCTCACGCCCGCGCCGGACCTGCTGACCCCGCCCGAGCAGGCGCACGGCCTGGCCGCCGGGCTGGACGCGGTGCGGGCCACCCCGCCGCGCAGGGCCAGGGCCGAGCTGGGTCGGTCGCGGCTGCCGGGACCGGTGGCGCACGGCGGGGCGGACGCGCTGGGCGAGCTGGCGGAGTGCCTGCGCAGGCTGCACGCCAAGCTCGTCGAGCCGCACGCGGGCGTGGTGGCCGAGAGCGCCGCCGCGGACCGGGCGCGGCGGGCCCGCGACCTGGTGGACGGCGGTGTGCACGCGCTGCTGTCCGGGCTGGGCCCGCACGTGCGGTGGCGGCCACCGGTGCTGGAGGTGGCGCACCGCGCCGAGCGGGAGGTGCGGCTCGCCGGGCGGGGGCTGCGGCTGGTGCCGTCGTACTTCTGCCGCACCCCGGTGACGCTGGCCGACCCGGAGCTGCCGCCGGTGCTGGTGCACCCCCTGGACGAGGGCGACCGGTGGAGCGGGGGCGCGGCGCCGGGGCTGGACGCGCTGCTCGGGCCGACCCGGTGCGCGGTGCTGGAGTGCTCGCGGGCCGGGGCGAGCACGACCGAGCTGGCGCGCCGGGTGGGCACGTCGGCGGCGTCGGCGAGCAGGCACGCGTCGGTGCTGCGGGAGGCGGGACTGCTGCGCACGAGCAGGCGACGCGGGCAGTCGCTGCACACCGCGACCGCGCTGGGCCGCTCGCTGCTGGCGGCGGCGGGCGAGCGGGGGCGGTGA
- a CDS encoding SGNH/GDSL hydrolase family protein, which translates to MPEVQERERERLMKYVAIGDSFTEGVGDELPDGTVRGWADLVAQGLATALPDEEVEYANLAIRGRLITPIATEQLEAALALKPTLLSFNGGGNDMMRPGMDTSKVLALIERVVRRCAEEDVRLILISGPNPGAGLPFGGVIDRRGSELTRAVTPLRDRPNLVLVDIFNDAEIRRPAYWAPDRLHLNAAGHRRAAALILSALGHHTEAEIVAPDADERSRGLLHELRYYREHVLPWLGRRLGGRSSGDNRTAKGAVWSPVPKL; encoded by the coding sequence ATGCCCGAGGTTCAAGAACGGGAGCGGGAGCGGCTGATGAAGTACGTGGCGATCGGTGACAGCTTCACCGAGGGCGTCGGTGACGAACTGCCGGACGGGACCGTCCGGGGCTGGGCCGACCTGGTCGCCCAGGGGCTCGCGACGGCGCTGCCCGACGAGGAGGTCGAGTACGCCAACCTCGCCATCCGGGGCAGGTTGATCACCCCCATCGCCACCGAGCAGCTCGAGGCTGCCCTCGCGCTCAAGCCCACGCTGCTCTCGTTCAACGGCGGCGGCAACGACATGATGCGCCCCGGCATGGACACCTCCAAGGTGCTCGCGCTGATCGAGCGCGTCGTGCGCCGCTGCGCCGAGGAGGACGTCCGGCTGATCCTGATCAGCGGCCCGAACCCCGGCGCGGGCCTGCCGTTCGGCGGCGTCATCGACCGCCGCGGCAGCGAGCTGACCAGGGCCGTCACCCCGCTGCGCGACCGGCCGAACCTGGTGCTGGTCGACATCTTCAACGACGCCGAGATCCGCCGCCCCGCCTACTGGGCCCCGGACCGCCTGCACCTCAACGCCGCAGGTCACCGCAGGGCCGCCGCGCTGATCCTCAGCGCGCTCGGGCACCACACCGAGGCCGAGATCGTCGCCCCGGACGCCGACGAGCGCTCGCGCGGCCTGCTCCACGAGCTGCGCTACTACCGCGAGCACGTCCTGCCGTGGCTGGGCCGCAGGCTCGGCGGTCGCTCCTCCGGCGACAACCGCACCGCCAAGGGCGCGGTGTGGTCCCCGGTGCCCAAGCTCTGA